In a single window of the Paenibacillus sp. MMS20-IR301 genome:
- a CDS encoding DUF4367 domain-containing protein gives MDKRELTQEERFLKDGDRSAGFTPVDVHEPVMKALGLGGTLSAAGELTSPPSGETPNIMRRLEAEAGTSRRRKRIPRIPVQGWAAALLVIVLLGGGYTRYSGELRQGAESQYKVLPYKPLPATNSGGMIMKPDEPLIPWPAQAQPSEEDELYKLKYSKGYNVIETLLNPGEYATYVIKRADREEEGHLGLYSPPIIFKDYSAYKTSAEKYHAPEVKQPGNMPEGYILDEALIKPSLIKVEDEKQFKGESEIDLGDNFRMTWKREKAENIAYDSSALVYKKGKSQVRISASRVDEKAEPAESLLWTETTKVENIDIGGKELIYLEPSSDEKIDLGYKYRLVWSDPEAQIIYNMSVREEEPELTKDEVIRIAAGMMN, from the coding sequence ATGGACAAGCGTGAATTGACCCAGGAGGAGCGGTTTCTGAAGGACGGTGACCGGTCTGCCGGTTTCACCCCGGTTGATGTACATGAACCCGTAATGAAAGCGCTCGGGCTTGGCGGAACGCTATCGGCTGCAGGAGAGCTGACCTCTCCGCCAAGCGGAGAGACTCCTAACATTATGCGCAGGCTGGAGGCAGAAGCCGGAACGAGTCGGAGACGCAAGCGAATCCCGCGGATTCCGGTGCAGGGCTGGGCGGCGGCACTCCTTGTAATAGTCTTGCTGGGCGGCGGCTATACCCGGTATTCCGGTGAACTCCGGCAGGGAGCTGAGTCCCAGTACAAGGTGCTGCCTTATAAGCCGCTTCCGGCGACGAACTCAGGCGGTATGATTATGAAGCCGGATGAACCCTTGATTCCCTGGCCGGCCCAGGCGCAGCCGAGTGAAGAGGATGAACTCTACAAGCTGAAATATTCAAAGGGCTACAATGTTATAGAGACACTGCTGAATCCCGGAGAGTATGCCACATATGTGATCAAACGTGCAGACAGGGAAGAAGAAGGTCATCTTGGCTTGTACAGCCCGCCGATCATATTCAAGGACTACTCCGCCTATAAGACCAGTGCAGAGAAGTACCACGCTCCGGAAGTGAAGCAGCCGGGGAATATGCCGGAGGGGTATATCCTGGATGAGGCGTTAATCAAGCCCTCCTTGATAAAGGTTGAAGATGAGAAGCAGTTTAAAGGCGAAAGCGAGATTGACCTGGGAGACAACTTCCGGATGACCTGGAAAAGGGAGAAGGCGGAGAACATCGCTTATGATTCTTCTGCGCTGGTGTACAAGAAGGGGAAGAGTCAGGTGAGAATCAGCGCTTCGCGTGTGGATGAGAAGGCTGAACCGGCAGAAAGCCTGCTGTGGACCGAAACGACAAAGGTTGAAAATATTGATATTGGCGGCAAGGAGCTTATTTATCTCGAACCCTCCAGCGATGAAAAGATTGATCTGGGGTATAAGTACAGACTGGTCTGGTCAGATCCGGAAGCACAGATCATCTATAATATGTCGGTCCGTGAGGAGGAACCGGAGTTAACCAAGGATGAGGTCATCCGCATTGCGGCCGGTATGATGAATTAA
- a CDS encoding FAD-dependent oxidoreductase produces the protein MKLISGQLPWANTLPHPPVYPVLEGDTACDCLIVGGGMGGAMMSYRMSLTGADTVIIDKRSVAGGSSHANTGLLQIANDKSLTSCMNTFGEENGVLFYKLCQRGLQAILDLPEKLEIDPQIIPRSSLLYASSLEDVPALKLEQENLASHGFDSELWNEEKIRSHYSFSRPAALYSRGDAETNPFRTVHSLIHKAHSGGVRVYAHTEALSYEYRTDGVICHTRHGRIFAKNVVFAMGYETQEMKKDRGAELINTYAVMTKPLRSMPKWHEQSLIWETARPYLYFRTTPDGRIIAGGKDEQLTDPDRREVRVLSQSQRLLEELVALFPELQGIEAEYSWGAVFGSTRDGLPYMGPHPEYPHCYFIEGYGGNGTVYSMIAAELLSDTLAGRHRPELELFSLTRTAKPSPSPAIQG, from the coding sequence ATGAAACTCATCAGCGGACAATTGCCCTGGGCGAATACACTGCCTCATCCTCCTGTCTATCCGGTACTGGAAGGGGACACAGCCTGCGATTGCCTGATTGTCGGCGGCGGTATGGGCGGAGCGATGATGTCCTACCGTATGTCACTCACCGGAGCAGATACTGTTATCATCGATAAAAGATCTGTAGCAGGCGGAAGCTCACATGCCAATACAGGATTACTGCAGATTGCCAATGACAAATCGCTGACCTCCTGCATGAATACCTTCGGCGAAGAGAACGGTGTGCTCTTCTATAAGCTGTGCCAGCGGGGCCTTCAAGCAATTCTTGATTTGCCGGAGAAGCTTGAAATCGATCCGCAGATCATTCCCCGCAGCAGCCTGCTCTATGCCAGCTCCCTGGAGGATGTGCCTGCACTGAAGCTGGAGCAGGAGAATCTCGCCTCGCACGGCTTTGATTCGGAACTGTGGAATGAGGAAAAAATCCGCTCCCATTATTCCTTTTCGCGGCCCGCGGCCCTGTATTCCAGAGGGGATGCAGAAACGAATCCGTTCCGCACCGTGCACAGCCTGATTCATAAGGCGCACTCCGGCGGAGTCCGTGTCTACGCACATACGGAAGCGCTGAGCTATGAATATAGAACTGACGGTGTAATCTGCCATACAAGGCATGGCCGGATTTTTGCGAAGAATGTTGTTTTTGCCATGGGCTACGAAACCCAGGAAATGAAGAAGGACCGCGGTGCAGAGCTGATTAATACCTATGCCGTTATGACCAAACCTCTGCGCAGCATGCCGAAATGGCATGAACAAAGCCTCATCTGGGAGACTGCCCGGCCTTATCTGTACTTCCGGACGACTCCGGACGGCCGGATCATCGCCGGCGGCAAGGACGAGCAGCTCACTGATCCTGACCGCCGGGAGGTGCGGGTGCTCTCGCAAAGCCAGCGGCTGCTGGAGGAGCTAGTGGCTTTGTTTCCGGAGCTTCAGGGAATTGAAGCTGAATATTCCTGGGGAGCCGTCTTCGGCTCAACACGGGACGGCTTGCCGTACATGGGCCCTCATCCGGAATACCCTCACTGTTATTTCATTGAGGGCTACGGCGGCAACGGCACCGTCTACAGCATGATTGCTGCCGAGCTCCTGTCCGATACACTGGCCGGCAGGCACCGGCCGGAGCTGGAGCTGTTCTCCTTAACCCGGACAGCCAAGCCCTCCCCGTCTCCGGCCATTCAGGGGTAG
- a CDS encoding energy-coupling factor transporter ATPase: MRKPVIELSGISFTYPGAEQAVLQDVSLRLMKGDFTAVIGSNGSGKSTLCKCFNGLIPHYYTGEFSGEAVICGKPAAGRSVAELSRHIGYVYQDFENQLVRPTVLDDVSFTPLNYGFADYKERGERALALTGLSELRHEFVWQLSGGQKHLLALAGALAMDPEILVIDEPVAQLDPQHARHIYDILRRLNEQHGKTIVVIEHHAEFIAEYCRKVVLMDNGSVRWHKPVREALSSVQELLALGIYPPDVTRAAWMLQPGGSQERLLPLSVEEGRLLMVRRADLPEESARAELPYGQAVTDIRQGETIVELNSVQLSYRTIHKTLHPVLNGIELKLGQGESVALIGNNGAGKSSLMKLIAGIARPSSGTVQVNGMTVNGLPPERLSGTVAYVFQNPEEMFIEDSVEKEIAYYLKARKLADAEARTAEMLASFRLSELAGRDARLLSGGQQRRVSLAVGAAVRPAIMLLDEPTANLDISTRQEMVSVLKTLRSHVKTVVIATHDMQLVSEWASRIIVLHQGQIIADGTKDEIFADSLLLRRAGLAETQLMELGRNLGLPGICSSLEQFVSRAELQREAAGTYGGC, encoded by the coding sequence ATGCGTAAACCGGTCATAGAGCTGAGCGGAATATCCTTCACCTATCCGGGAGCTGAACAAGCTGTGCTGCAGGATGTATCGCTGCGGCTTATGAAGGGAGACTTCACTGCCGTGATCGGCAGCAACGGGTCGGGCAAATCTACGCTGTGCAAATGCTTTAATGGACTGATTCCGCATTATTACACGGGTGAGTTCAGCGGAGAAGCGGTAATCTGCGGGAAGCCGGCGGCGGGGCGGAGTGTGGCTGAGCTATCCAGGCATATCGGATATGTCTATCAGGATTTCGAGAATCAGCTGGTCCGGCCGACCGTCCTGGATGATGTGTCCTTCACGCCGCTCAATTACGGCTTCGCAGATTACAAAGAGCGGGGGGAACGGGCGCTGGCACTGACCGGGCTGAGTGAGCTGCGGCATGAATTTGTCTGGCAGCTGAGCGGCGGGCAGAAGCATCTGCTAGCGCTTGCAGGGGCACTCGCGATGGATCCGGAGATTCTCGTTATTGATGAACCGGTCGCCCAGCTCGATCCGCAGCATGCCCGCCACATCTATGATATTCTGCGCAGGCTGAATGAGCAGCACGGCAAAACGATTGTGGTTATTGAGCATCACGCGGAATTTATCGCCGAATACTGCCGGAAGGTGGTTTTAATGGATAATGGTTCAGTCCGCTGGCATAAGCCTGTACGGGAAGCCCTGTCTTCTGTACAAGAGCTGCTCGCACTGGGGATCTATCCGCCGGATGTCACCAGAGCAGCCTGGATGCTGCAGCCAGGCGGATCACAGGAGAGGCTGCTTCCGCTGAGTGTGGAGGAGGGCAGGCTGCTGATGGTCCGCCGGGCCGACCTGCCGGAGGAGTCTGCTCGCGCAGAGCTTCCTTACGGGCAGGCTGTCACGGACATCCGGCAGGGAGAAACGATCGTGGAGCTTAACAGTGTCCAGCTGTCGTACCGTACGATTCACAAGACGCTCCATCCCGTGCTGAACGGTATAGAGCTGAAGCTGGGGCAGGGCGAGTCTGTCGCGCTCATCGGAAATAACGGGGCAGGTAAATCCTCCCTAATGAAGCTGATTGCCGGGATTGCCAGGCCGTCATCCGGCACTGTGCAGGTCAACGGAATGACCGTGAACGGGCTGCCGCCCGAGCGGCTGTCCGGGACTGTGGCCTATGTATTCCAGAATCCGGAGGAGATGTTCATCGAGGACTCCGTGGAGAAGGAAATTGCCTATTATCTGAAGGCACGGAAGCTGGCGGATGCGGAGGCCAGAACAGCAGAGATGCTGGCATCGTTCCGGTTAAGTGAGCTTGCCGGTCGGGATGCCCGCCTGCTGAGCGGGGGCCAGCAGCGGCGGGTCTCGCTGGCGGTTGGCGCCGCTGTCCGTCCGGCAATTATGCTGCTGGATGAGCCTACAGCCAATCTCGATATTTCCACCAGGCAGGAGATGGTCAGTGTGCTGAAGACGCTGCGCAGTCATGTGAAGACAGTGGTCATTGCCACCCACGACATGCAGCTGGTGTCCGAATGGGCCAGCAGAATTATCGTTCTGCATCAGGGACAGATCATCGCTGACGGAACGAAGGATGAGATCTTCGCTGACAGCCTGCTCTTAAGGCGAGCCGGGCTGGCAGAGACGCAGCTGATGGAGCTGGGCCGGAATCTGGGGCTGCCGGGCATTTGCAGCAGTCTGGAGCAGTTCGTCAGCCGGGCAGAATTACAGAGGGAGGCTGCAGGAACCTATGGAGGCTGTTAA
- a CDS encoding PHP domain-containing protein: MNIDLHTHGKLSKKSAFSPEYFAEMMAEAKENGLQAVALTEHFNTSNFYAMYEALDRLYPYNGHYYDVNGLKLFPGMEVDIAETGHILLIGLKENVLAVRALLEAHTLEGSFIPFRQLLDYADEYRLWKIGAHPFRTSTPLHQLDPELLKRLDAFDYNAKDIYMQGAEAYKNLITPFAAQLGVPVIAGSDSHQCLQYGSVVNKLHEPCSTVEELKEAVKQGRYEIELSPCLPVKVKASVMMKKLLKQLAGEAPSRDEAEIEYQA; this comes from the coding sequence ATGAATATTGATCTGCACACACACGGCAAGCTGTCGAAGAAATCTGCATTTTCCCCGGAGTATTTCGCTGAAATGATGGCGGAGGCTAAGGAAAACGGGCTGCAGGCGGTCGCGTTAACCGAGCATTTTAACACTTCCAATTTCTATGCAATGTACGAAGCGCTGGACCGGCTCTACCCTTATAACGGGCATTATTATGATGTGAACGGCCTGAAGCTGTTTCCTGGCATGGAGGTTGATATTGCAGAAACAGGCCATATTCTGCTGATCGGGCTTAAGGAGAACGTTCTTGCCGTTCGTGCCCTGCTGGAGGCTCATACCCTTGAGGGCAGCTTCATTCCGTTCAGACAGCTGCTTGATTATGCGGATGAATACCGGCTGTGGAAGATCGGCGCGCATCCGTTCCGGACCTCTACTCCGCTGCATCAGCTTGATCCTGAGCTGCTGAAGCGGCTGGATGCCTTTGACTACAATGCCAAGGATATTTATATGCAGGGGGCGGAGGCTTACAAGAATCTGATCACACCGTTCGCAGCGCAGCTGGGGGTCCCGGTTATTGCCGGCAGCGACAGCCACCAGTGCCTGCAGTATGGCAGTGTGGTGAATAAGCTGCATGAGCCCTGTTCTACGGTTGAAGAGCTTAAGGAGGCGGTGAAGCAGGGCAGATATGAGATCGAGCTGTCGCCATGCCTGCCTGTTAAAGTAAAGGCTTCGGTGATGATGAAAAAGCTGCTGAAGCAGCTGGCGGGTGAAGCGCCTTCGAGGGATGAGGCGGAGATAGAGTATCAGGCGTAG
- a CDS encoding flavocytochrome c, whose amino-acid sequence MNKRLAAALILVLSVMLVIAGCGNNNAGSSTNESTGKNTATTEPAATAEPKETAEAVSGASEANYTPYDQLKDKYDIIIVGAGGAGMSAALEAKANGMNPVILEKMPVAGGNTTKSSSGMNASQTKFQKEQGIEDSNDLFYEETLAGGHDTNNKELLRFFVDNSASAVDWLDSIGIRLNNITITGGMKEKRTHRPEDGSAVGQYLVAGLVRNVQEKGIPLFVNADVKELTVQDGKVNGVKVLFNQADEKIITGSAVIVTTGGFGSNMEMITSVRPDLAGYVTTNQIGSTGDGIRMIEQVGGTTVDLDQIQVHPTVQQEKSYLIGEAVRGEGAILVSNEGKRFGNEMDTRDKVTASINTLPDKSAYLVFDSGVKSRVKAVDQYIKMGVVKTADTIEALAEQINVPAAELKATVDTWNGAVKSKTDAEFGRTTGMDNDLSGAPYYAILIGPGIHYTMGGVVINTNTEVLNKEGSPITGLFAAGEVVGGLHGQNRIGGNSVAEIIIFGRQAGIKSAEFVKAQ is encoded by the coding sequence ATGAACAAGAGATTAGCAGCTGCACTTATTCTCGTTCTCTCCGTTATGCTGGTTATCGCTGGCTGCGGTAACAACAATGCGGGCAGCAGTACCAATGAGAGCACGGGTAAGAATACCGCGACTACAGAGCCGGCAGCGACTGCAGAGCCTAAAGAGACAGCCGAAGCCGTATCTGGGGCATCTGAAGCAAATTATACACCCTATGACCAGTTAAAAGATAAATATGATATTATCATCGTCGGTGCAGGCGGTGCGGGAATGTCGGCGGCACTGGAAGCCAAAGCTAACGGCATGAATCCGGTGATCCTGGAGAAAATGCCGGTAGCCGGCGGTAACACTACCAAGTCCTCCTCCGGGATGAACGCATCGCAGACGAAGTTCCAGAAGGAGCAGGGAATTGAAGACAGCAACGACCTGTTCTACGAAGAGACTCTGGCCGGCGGTCATGATACGAACAATAAGGAATTGCTCCGGTTCTTCGTGGACAACTCGGCAAGTGCGGTTGACTGGCTGGATTCAATCGGCATCCGTCTGAACAACATCACCATTACCGGCGGAATGAAAGAGAAACGTACCCACCGTCCGGAGGACGGCTCTGCAGTAGGCCAATATCTGGTAGCAGGTCTAGTGCGGAATGTTCAAGAGAAGGGTATTCCCTTGTTCGTTAATGCAGATGTGAAGGAGCTTACTGTACAGGATGGTAAAGTGAACGGCGTTAAGGTGCTGTTCAACCAGGCAGATGAGAAAATTATCACCGGCTCGGCAGTTATCGTGACTACCGGCGGTTTCGGCTCCAATATGGAGATGATTACATCCGTCCGGCCCGACCTTGCAGGCTATGTAACTACGAATCAGATCGGCAGCACAGGTGACGGGATCCGGATGATTGAACAGGTTGGCGGGACTACGGTAGATCTGGATCAGATTCAGGTTCACCCGACAGTGCAGCAGGAGAAATCCTACCTGATCGGTGAAGCGGTCCGCGGCGAAGGCGCTATTCTCGTCTCAAACGAAGGTAAACGCTTCGGCAACGAAATGGATACCCGTGATAAAGTAACGGCTTCGATCAATACCCTGCCTGACAAATCAGCCTATCTGGTATTTGATTCCGGCGTGAAATCCCGGGTCAAGGCAGTTGACCAATATATCAAGATGGGCGTTGTCAAAACAGCGGACACGATTGAAGCACTGGCTGAACAAATCAATGTTCCGGCAGCTGAACTCAAGGCGACAGTGGACACATGGAACGGTGCAGTCAAGAGTAAGACGGATGCGGAATTCGGCAGAACTACCGGGATGGACAATGACCTGTCCGGCGCCCCTTATTATGCCATCCTGATTGGCCCCGGGATTCACTATACGATGGGCGGCGTAGTGATCAATACGAATACTGAAGTCCTGAACAAGGAAGGCAGCCCGATTACCGGATTGTTCGCAGCAGGTGAGGTTGTCGGCGGATTACACGGCCAGAACCGTATCGGCGGCAACTCGGTGGCGGAGATTATTATTTTCGGACGCCAGGCCGGAATCAAGTCAGCTGAGTTTGTAAAAGCGCAATAA
- a CDS encoding Lrp/AsnC family transcriptional regulator yields the protein MKEMNDLKRKVLELLKEDARSSTALMATLLGAEEEDVKTVIAQMEQDHVIVKYATVVNWDKVDDERVTALIEVQITPERGRGFEGIAERIYLYPQVKSVYLMSGAYDLLVEVEGRNLREVANFVSEKLSPIDAVLSTKTNFTLKKYKQDGIIFEEHEEDNRLMISP from the coding sequence ATGAAGGAAATGAATGACTTGAAGAGGAAAGTGCTGGAACTGCTTAAGGAGGACGCGCGAAGCTCGACAGCGCTAATGGCTACCCTGCTTGGAGCGGAAGAAGAAGACGTCAAAACAGTAATTGCCCAAATGGAGCAGGATCATGTCATTGTAAAATATGCGACGGTTGTCAACTGGGATAAGGTGGATGACGAGCGGGTAACTGCGCTGATCGAGGTGCAGATTACACCGGAACGCGGCCGCGGCTTTGAAGGCATTGCCGAGCGGATTTACCTCTACCCGCAGGTCAAATCCGTCTATCTGATGTCCGGTGCCTATGATTTACTGGTCGAAGTGGAAGGACGTAATCTGCGCGAGGTGGCCAATTTCGTCTCCGAGAAGCTGTCGCCGATTGATGCGGTGCTCTCTACCAAAACAAACTTTACGCTCAAAAAATACAAACAGGACGGTATCATCTTTGAAGAGCATGAAGAAGACAACCGTCTGATGATATCTCCGTGA
- a CDS encoding RNA polymerase sigma factor — MDSIEEKIRRIQAGDASLFSDVIRLYQQQIYLYCFRLLNSRVEAEDAVQDILIKAYQNIGQYKPQAGFVSWLYKIAYHHCLNQLRRQKFQLQLRRLLRQEVTVNSAEQTVENRLFSEPVSAALGKLNAEDRNLLILRIYEDKSFAEIGEILGVSTAAARKRYERTRSKLKKVLERKEIQLWTSVN; from the coding sequence GTGGATTCCATAGAAGAGAAGATCAGGAGGATACAGGCCGGAGATGCCAGCCTGTTCTCAGATGTAATCAGGCTGTACCAGCAGCAGATCTACCTCTACTGCTTCCGGCTGCTGAACAGCAGGGTAGAGGCAGAGGATGCGGTGCAGGATATCCTGATTAAGGCTTACCAGAATATCGGGCAATACAAGCCGCAGGCGGGTTTCGTATCCTGGCTTTACAAGATCGCTTACCATCATTGTCTGAACCAGTTGAGGCGGCAGAAATTTCAGCTTCAGCTGCGAAGGCTTCTCCGGCAGGAGGTCACGGTGAACAGCGCTGAACAAACGGTCGAGAACCGTCTATTCAGCGAGCCGGTCTCAGCCGCCCTGGGGAAGCTGAATGCGGAAGACCGGAATTTGCTGATTCTGCGTATTTATGAAGATAAATCGTTTGCGGAAATCGGCGAAATCCTGGGCGTCAGCACGGCTGCTGCACGCAAAAGATATGAACGGACCAGAAGCAAGCTCAAAAAGGTGCTCGAAAGAAAGGAGATACAACTATGGACAAGCGTGAATTGA
- a CDS encoding spore coat protein, with protein sequence MYAQNGTSFMADEDLLNTILADLKRTVREYTTAATESNCQTVRRVFNDLTMDTLRIQGELYTQMSQMNMYTPPGKALRQDVDKQIQCAQQTQQKCQQFVREKTGGAAAYNHASNVPLHQANVQHGNQHSNGSYYM encoded by the coding sequence GTGTACGCACAAAACGGAACGTCATTTATGGCGGACGAGGATTTGCTGAACACGATTTTGGCTGATTTGAAGCGGACTGTCCGCGAATATACAACTGCAGCCACCGAATCGAACTGTCAGACGGTACGCCGGGTATTCAATGATTTGACGATGGACACTCTCAGAATTCAGGGAGAGCTGTACACGCAGATGTCGCAGATGAATATGTACACGCCTCCGGGCAAGGCGCTGCGTCAGGATGTGGACAAGCAGATCCAGTGCGCCCAGCAGACCCAGCAGAAGTGCCAGCAGTTTGTACGCGAGAAAACAGGCGGAGCGGCGGCCTACAATCACGCCTCTAATGTTCCGCTGCATCAGGCCAATGTGCAGCATGGCAATCAGCATAGCAACGGATCTTACTATATGTAA
- a CDS encoding aminotransferase class I/II-fold pyridoxal phosphate-dependent enzyme: MITKSMNSYLAPLVQQIQPSGIRRFFDLAAGSKDIISLGVGEPDFKTPWHVREACVYSLERGFTGYTSNAGMPELREGIAEYLQTRFAVQYDPANQIIATVGGSEAIDLALRALIAPGDEILIPEPCYISYSPITAIGGGIPVGIETFGENNFKLTAEDLEAKITPRSKILILCYPSNPTGAIMSREDWEPIAKVVEKHDLIVISDEIYAELTYGSNHVSFASLPGMIDRTILVSGFSKAFAMTGWRMGYACGHPDLIAAMLKIHQYTVMCAPSMGQVAALEALTNGMEEKDRMTDSYNQRRRLIVKGLRDAGLECHEPQGAFYAFPSIQATGLTSDQFAQRLLLEYKVAAVPGSVFGLGGEGYLRCSYATSVSQLNEAIERIGAFVSQLARERA, encoded by the coding sequence ATGATTACGAAATCGATGAACTCCTATTTGGCTCCGCTGGTCCAGCAGATTCAGCCTTCGGGTATCCGCAGGTTTTTCGATCTTGCGGCAGGCAGCAAAGATATCATATCACTCGGTGTAGGTGAACCGGATTTCAAGACACCGTGGCATGTCAGGGAAGCCTGTGTCTACTCGCTCGAACGCGGGTTTACCGGCTACACCTCCAATGCAGGGATGCCTGAGCTCCGGGAGGGCATTGCCGAATACCTGCAGACCCGGTTCGCAGTGCAATATGATCCGGCTAATCAGATTATTGCCACCGTTGGCGGCAGTGAAGCTATCGATCTGGCGCTCCGGGCCTTAATTGCCCCGGGGGATGAGATTCTTATCCCCGAGCCGTGTTATATCTCATATTCACCGATCACCGCCATCGGCGGCGGAATTCCGGTCGGGATTGAAACCTTCGGCGAGAATAACTTCAAGCTTACGGCAGAAGATCTGGAAGCGAAGATCACTCCGCGGTCCAAAATACTTATTCTCTGCTATCCGAGCAATCCGACCGGGGCCATTATGAGCCGTGAGGATTGGGAGCCGATTGCCAAGGTGGTAGAGAAGCATGATCTGATCGTCATTTCAGATGAGATTTATGCTGAACTGACTTACGGAAGCAATCATGTCAGCTTCGCTTCCCTTCCGGGAATGATTGACCGGACCATTCTGGTCAGCGGCTTCTCCAAAGCCTTCGCCATGACCGGCTGGCGGATGGGATATGCCTGCGGGCACCCGGATCTGATTGCCGCGATGCTGAAGATCCATCAGTACACCGTAATGTGCGCCCCGTCCATGGGGCAGGTGGCTGCGCTGGAGGCTTTGACCAACGGCATGGAGGAGAAGGACCGGATGACCGATTCCTACAACCAGCGGCGCAGACTGATTGTCAAGGGACTGCGCGATGCGGGTCTTGAATGCCATGAGCCACAAGGAGCATTTTATGCGTTCCCGAGCATCCAGGCTACCGGACTCACCTCTGACCAGTTCGCCCAGCGCCTGCTGCTGGAATACAAAGTTGCTGCCGTTCCGGGAAGCGTGTTTGGTCTGGGCGGGGAAGGGTATCTCCGCTGCTCTTATGCAACCTCAGTATCCCAGCTGAACGAAGCCATTGAACGAATTGGGGCATTCGTCTCACAGCTGGCCCGCGAACGGGCATAG
- a CDS encoding energy-coupling factor transporter transmembrane component T: protein MEAVKKALDRISVEQIKLQLLGTAYNSSATFLGRLDPRTLLIWYLFFAIVPWFVHNRTILLGMFVLMVITTVLSRVSPLIIFILCLGLTGQIGWMFLLTLFFGGGTESLLPMLTLTLKLSVISLASITVFSSLDPERLSDGLSALGVPDTFAFSLSYGYRILPALLEEFHQILLSFRLRGQRPSRHGLLYWRTAAYYLRIVVLVFYPLMLNTAKRSRTTIEALETRGFSYGLGNPKVKKIKLSYLRMKRTD from the coding sequence ATGGAGGCTGTTAAGAAGGCGCTGGACCGGATATCGGTCGAACAGATTAAGCTGCAGCTGCTTGGAACCGCCTATAACAGCAGTGCTACGTTTCTCGGGCGGCTTGACCCGCGTACTCTGCTGATATGGTATTTGTTTTTTGCCATCGTGCCTTGGTTTGTCCATAACCGTACAATCCTGTTAGGCATGTTCGTGCTGATGGTTATAACCACCGTTCTGTCGCGCGTCAGCCCGCTCATTATCTTCATCCTCTGTCTCGGCTTAACCGGCCAGATCGGCTGGATGTTCCTGCTGACGCTCTTTTTCGGCGGAGGGACGGAATCTCTGCTGCCAATGCTGACCTTGACGCTGAAGCTGTCCGTCATTTCCCTGGCGAGCATCACGGTGTTCTCCAGCCTCGACCCTGAACGGCTCAGTGACGGGCTGTCCGCATTGGGTGTTCCGGATACCTTTGCTTTCAGCTTGTCGTACGGCTACCGCATTCTGCCGGCCCTGCTGGAGGAGTTCCACCAGATTCTGTTATCCTTCAGGCTCCGTGGCCAGCGCCCTTCCCGGCACGGGCTGCTCTACTGGAGAACAGCCGCTTATTATCTGCGGATTGTGGTGCTGGTCTTCTATCCGCTGATGCTCAATACGGCGAAGCGCTCACGGACCACGATTGAAGCGCTGGAGACACGCGGGTTCAGCTATGGCCTGGGTAACCCGAAGGTGAAGAAGATCAAGCTGTCTTATTTGCGAATGAAGCGTACGGACTGA